A stretch of the Lolium perenne isolate Kyuss_39 chromosome 3, Kyuss_2.0, whole genome shotgun sequence genome encodes the following:
- the LOC127345861 gene encoding protein RETICULATA-RELATED 4, chloroplastic produces the protein MAFHSPMSPSSSSALSAHHPSPSSHLGQLRLNPSRLPLLRSLPPRLRLRIPRPQLPPLPLALPSSNDGNNNNNGNNNNDGGGDGEAEDDGAANRGEALFVLAQVGRKLETLPSDLAAAVEGGRVTAEIVRRFADMDASPILRWLLQFRGFRERLLADDLFLAKLAMECGVGVIAKTAAELQKRGDNFVNELDIVISDVVMAIVADFMLVYLPAPTVSLQPPLLKNAGLIASFFHNCPDNAFQIALAGRSFSLLQRLGAIVRNGAKLFVVGTSASLIGTGVTSALIKARKAVDKELDDEVEDIPVLSTSAAYGVYMAVSSNLRYQILSGVIEQRMLEPVLHNHKLLLSALCFAVRTGNTFLGSLLWVDYARMVGVQKVQEEI, from the exons atggcctTCCACTCCCCAatgtcgccctcctcctcctccgccctctcCGCCCACCACCCCTCCCCCTCCTCCCACCTCGGCCAGCTCCGCCTCaacccctcccgcctccccctcctccgctccctcccgccccgcctccgcctccgcattCCCCGCCCGCAACTCCCTCCCCTCCCCCTCGCCCTCCCCTCCTCCAACgacggcaacaacaacaacaacggcaacaacaacaacgacGGCGGCGGGGATGGCGAAGCAGAGGACGACGGCGCCGCAAACCGCGGGGAGGCCCTGTTCGTGCTCGCGCAGGTCGGCCGCAAGCTCGAGACCCTGCCCTCCGACCTCGCCGCGGCCGTCGAGGGCGGCCGCGTCACGGCCGAGATCGTGCGCCGCTTCGCCGACATGGACGCCTCGCCGATCCTCCGCTGGCTCCTCCAGTTCCGGGGCTTCAGGGAGCGCCTCCTCGCCGACGACCTCTTCCTCGCAAAGCTCGCCATGGAGTGCGGCGTCGGCGTCATCGCCAAG ACTGCGGCGGAGCTTCAGAAGAGAGGGGACAACTTTGTCAATGAACTCGACATCGTCATCTCTGATGTG GTTATGGCAATCGTCGCAGATTTCATGCTCGTCTATCTTCCTGCACCAACTGTCTCTCTGCAACCACCACTTTTGAAAAATGCTGGACTTATTGCCAGTTTTTTCCACAACTGCCCAGACAATGCTTTCCAG atTGCTTTGGCTGGAAGATCATTCTCACTTCTGCAGAGACTAGGAGCTATTGTG AGAAATGGTGCGAAGCTTTTCGTAGTCGGAACTAGTGCTTCTCTG ATTGGTACTGGTGTCACCAGTGCGCTGATCAAAGCAAGGAAGGCTGTTGACAAAGAACTTGATGACGAAGTTGAGGATATTCCAGTTTTATCAACTAGTGCTGCCTATGGTGTATACATGGCGGTTTCTAGTAACCTCAG GTACCAGATTTTGTCTGGTGTGATCGAGCAGAGGATGCTGGAGCCTGTACTACATAATCACAAGCTGTTGTTGAGTGCATTGTGCTTTGCCGTTCGGACAGGAAACACATTCTTGGGCTCCTTACT ATGGGTGGACTATGCCAGGATGGTTGGCGTTCAGAAGGTCCAAGAAGAGATCTAA